Within uncultured Methanoregula sp., the genomic segment AAAAAAAGGTGACCTGCCAGTTTCGGATTTTTTATCAACGTTCTGAAGGTTATGCCGTTACTTTTTTCTGGCTGGTTTCCCGTTGTGCCTGCGTGTGGGAACCCGGCTCGCGGCGCATCGGGCAGACATCGATTCCCTTGAGATTCCCCATGGCGAACCCGAACCGGTCCCGGATCGACTTGGGGAGCTCTGCTTCGGGAATGGAATAAAACCCGAAGCTCCCGTAGAAGTCCATAAGTTCAAGCTTGGAATGCATGTAGAGAACCTCGTTCCTGCCGCACTCCTCGATCAAGAGGGACATGACCGAGCGGGCAAATCCCCTGAGCCGGTATTCATCGAGCACGTAGACCGCATCCACTTCCAGGCCATCCTCATGCCGGGCACAGCGGGCAACCCCGATGATACGCGATCCGACAAATACCGCAAAGAGCCGGTCGTGTTCCCGGTCCGCTTTCTGCTGGTGGTAGTGGATCCAGAGCTCCCGTTCAGCCCGGGCCATCTCCGATGGCGTCAGCTCCCGCACATCGACATTTTCATAGATCCGTTCAGGAGCACTCGCAGCCCCTTCCGAGAAGATGACCTTGCCAATCCTGCTGATAAAACCCGGCCGGAATGTGACAAATCCGCCGCTCTCCTCACCGGCAAGTGCATACAGGGTGAGGAGTGTCTTGTCCTCGTTGTACTCTTCAGCCTCAGCAGGTGCGGAGATCGTTGGCATGAGGTACCTCCATGGCACGTTCCGGTATGGTCAGGAAAAAATGGGTTTTTTCTCGCATGGTTATCATCACGGGAGAGCAGGTGATTACAATATTCTATAGCCGTTGTCGTCCGCCCCATATAAACTATGGGGGCAATACCTGCACGGAATGTGTCCCCGGGCTGCAGTTTCACCCGGCCCCCGGTGAATTCATAACGAAAGATTCTTTGATCCTCCTTACCAGTATCAGTATACACGTACGCCGGTATCCGCCTGCGTATGTACACTGTCAGAGGTGTGTATGGCATGATTGACAAGCTGTTATTAGGGAACCTGAGGTTTCGGGAATCAGATTTCACCCCGAATATTGATTATTACAAGGAACTGGTTGGGAGCCAGCACCCGGAAACGCTCTGGATCGGGTGTTCGGACTCCCGTCTCCAGACCGGGCATATCACGCAGGCCCGGGCCGGGGAGCTTTTTATCCAGCGCAATATCGGCAACATCGTCCCGATCCATGACTGGAACTTTGCAACCGTGCTGGAATATGCCGTGGTTCACCTCCGCGTGAGCGACATTGTGATCTGCGGCCATTCGAACTGCGGGGCAATACGGGCGCTTGACAAGGAGAGCACGGACTCCTATATCCCGCTCTGGCTCAACAATGCCCGCGAGGCAAAGGAACGGGTGGATAAAACGATCAAACCCCCGGAGACCGTTCTTGAGAACGAGGAGCGGTACCGTCTCATCGAGCAGGAGAATGTCCGTCTCCAGATGGAACACCTCTACACGTACCCGCTCCTCAAAAAAGCAGTTGATCAGCAACAGGTTGCAACCCACGGGCTCTATTACGATCTCGGCACGGGAGTATTGAGCCGGGTCATCTGATCCCGATTTTTTCGATGCGGGCGGGGATCCCGGGTCTCCCCGCTATAATCCGGTCAGGTCCGCGGCAAGGTCCGTCCTGCCGGGATCAGATCCGTTCGAAATATTTCATGGAGCCACAGGCCCCGCATTGCTTCCCCTCGATGAGGTAATCCGGCACCGTCTCGCCGCAGCAGGGGCAGGTGACCGATGTCCATTTTTTCTTCTTGTGGACCGTGACCCGGACCCGCTCTGAGGAAAGGATCTCCCGTCCGGCCCGGAAGATCTCGTCCTGCAGTTTCTCTTTCATCGTCGCCTTGTCGTAAGCGGAGCTGTTGGCGTACCAGGTATCGATGGTGGGGAATTTTTTGAGTTTTTTCAGGTCAACGTATACCCGGATCGCCTCGGTGGTCGGGTTATCGGACGGGGTATTGATGGTGATGGCGAATTTGCCGATCGGGACTACCCGGAGCCGGTTGTTGCCGGTTGTGCAGTGGGCCATTACCTGGAGGGCATCGGGAAGGCACTTGGGCGTCTCGCAGACCCCGTAGAGTTTTTTATCCGGGGTAACCCCGAGCAGTTCCAGGGCATAGTCCACCATGAACGCCCCGATCAAAACCCCGGGGGCCGGGTAGGTATGGAATTCTGACAACCGGAGAATCTGCTGCATGAGCTGCGGGCTGATCCCGTTTGCCTTCATGCTGCCTGCGAGTGATTCGGGGTTGTCTTCATGGTGACCTGCTTGCATGTTTTCAAATTTGCATATTATATGATAAACATGTTATGAAAAGTAACTGAATGGCGTAAATACGGGATTCCCGGTACGTAATCGCCCGTCATCCTTACTGTTCGTTACTTCGGATCCGGTACGTGCCGGGAAGGAAACCGGCATGCAGTCAGGATATCCTCCCCGCTGGCAGGTCCGGTATCGCCTCCCGACCCGGCAAGTGCCGAGAGGGAAATGATCGAGACCGGGATCATCATGCCGAAAACTGCGACCATCGGTAACGGGGCGATTTGTTTCCGGGTATAGGAACGCACGCTCCAGCGGTCGACCCGGACCCCCATCTGTTCGAGACGGGTTGCAACCCTCCCGCAGGGCATCGTCTCTGCAAGCGCCCGGCAGAGATCCACGACCGGCGATCCCATCCGGGTCCCGGGATAGAACGGCTCATCCGGTAAAATAATCCTCCCGCAGGAGCGGCAGTACGCCCGGTGGAGGCTCACCGCGACCGGGTGATCCCCCTCCTCGTCGCACAGGATTGCGAATCGTTTC encodes:
- a CDS encoding carbonic anhydrase, with translation MIDKLLLGNLRFRESDFTPNIDYYKELVGSQHPETLWIGCSDSRLQTGHITQARAGELFIQRNIGNIVPIHDWNFATVLEYAVVHLRVSDIVICGHSNCGAIRALDKESTDSYIPLWLNNAREAKERVDKTIKPPETVLENEERYRLIEQENVRLQMEHLYTYPLLKKAVDQQQVATHGLYYDLGTGVLSRVI
- a CDS encoding GNAT family N-acetyltransferase; translation: MPTISAPAEAEEYNEDKTLLTLYALAGEESGGFVTFRPGFISRIGKVIFSEGAASAPERIYENVDVRELTPSEMARAERELWIHYHQQKADREHDRLFAVFVGSRIIGVARCARHEDGLEVDAVYVLDEYRLRGFARSVMSLLIEECGRNEVLYMHSKLELMDFYGSFGFYSIPEAELPKSIRDRFGFAMGNLKGIDVCPMRREPGSHTQAQRETSQKKVTA
- a CDS encoding FmdE family protein, which codes for MQAGHHEDNPESLAGSMKANGISPQLMQQILRLSEFHTYPAPGVLIGAFMVDYALELLGVTPDKKLYGVCETPKCLPDALQVMAHCTTGNNRLRVVPIGKFAITINTPSDNPTTEAIRVYVDLKKLKKFPTIDTWYANSSAYDKATMKEKLQDEIFRAGREILSSERVRVTVHKKKKWTSVTCPCCGETVPDYLIEGKQCGACGSMKYFERI